In Methylacidiphilum infernorum V4, a single window of DNA contains:
- a CDS encoding TonB-dependent receptor, producing the protein MFLASGSFFSSPFLYPQVLENLKKSSPLASTLPEEIVPEYLDSLLADQPENPSQDGDSTASSDQTGIAPGTQSIKILSQSSLKNINFQNVNELSAYQVGINQTQITGSPQAEPILRGLPATRYRNGILVGFSRDAQYGPLLNPNMDENMDMVMGPSNIIFGPQELAGGYLNEITKLPYFDQFKGEASYTVGMYGTNFWNLDLGGPIKNNLAYRLDYFGQDGSSYYNYYYGSYLRRESGFIALSYQPYENFSIDYNAEIDSNSLNPPAGLNRPTQQLINNRLYLTGPFAGWYDQNGIFHSGIGTSPPGEGYAVNWGPLVSIDPRTNLLNNPINSTEQLYAVSQLIETLKISSNFKIVNNSMFEYYSTFIDQMIPGDFWSVLPAGYNFDDRMECLGNFSTSLGNLSIDNNFDGGVEIRYYSDREYSGVWHSPINTWDLTKPLLDNDFSPLVSYSQALLFSNPYLTDIPVPGYPGFYFNSHNFLSTASTFYKLSPFYQHKMDLTKKLNIVVGARSDLYIVHASSPPGTPAPLFLENNMTAILPQVYTGVVYDPFSWMNTHFSYFFGQNPFPSAYGSFAPDFTATYYHLTNQYFEIGTNFTLYKDKLSVSVSGFYQDGFIPAYVLPEGSVATTQAYLKGGQLQATWNPIHNLSLNAGYAFIDAHENWTGSPIGPFTTQPYPSNVAKQLGLHVDPYVFLAPLDYPFIGFPRNYGNATLSYQSKKGYGFSLWAIIQSGQFLNYDYTVRIPTWYTLNARLFYTTSKWEISLYFYNLTDEKYWAAGAPGFISARSFNYDFITPQLPFWIQGTLRIFF; encoded by the coding sequence GTGTTCCTTGCAAGTGGATCGTTTTTTTCGAGCCCTTTTCTTTATCCCCAGGTCCTTGAAAATTTGAAAAAATCCTCCCCCTTGGCTTCAACCTTACCTGAAGAAATCGTTCCGGAATATCTTGATTCCCTTCTTGCAGACCAGCCGGAGAACCCTTCCCAGGATGGCGATTCAACAGCTTCAAGCGATCAAACCGGGATAGCACCGGGGACTCAATCCATAAAAATTCTTTCTCAAAGCAGTTTAAAAAATATCAATTTTCAAAATGTCAACGAACTTTCAGCTTATCAAGTGGGAATCAACCAAACCCAAATCACCGGTAGCCCTCAAGCCGAACCTATTCTTCGGGGCTTGCCCGCAACCCGCTACAGAAATGGAATACTCGTCGGGTTTAGCAGGGATGCTCAATATGGCCCTCTGCTCAATCCCAACATGGATGAAAACATGGATATGGTCATGGGGCCTTCAAACATTATCTTCGGTCCACAAGAACTAGCGGGAGGCTATCTCAACGAGATCACAAAGTTGCCCTACTTTGACCAATTCAAGGGGGAAGCTTCCTACACCGTGGGCATGTATGGAACCAATTTCTGGAACTTGGATTTGGGAGGGCCGATCAAAAACAACCTAGCTTACCGGCTTGATTATTTTGGTCAAGATGGCTCTTCTTACTATAACTACTACTACGGATCTTATTTAAGAAGGGAGTCGGGTTTCATAGCCCTCAGCTATCAGCCCTACGAGAATTTCTCGATCGATTATAATGCGGAGATCGATTCCAACAGCCTTAATCCACCCGCAGGACTTAACCGCCCTACCCAGCAGCTCATCAACAATAGATTGTACCTGACGGGTCCCTTTGCGGGTTGGTACGATCAAAACGGCATATTTCATAGCGGGATCGGCACTTCCCCACCCGGTGAGGGTTATGCGGTAAACTGGGGACCGCTTGTATCGATTGATCCAAGAACCAATCTTTTAAACAATCCCATCAACAGCACCGAACAACTTTACGCGGTTTCCCAGCTCATTGAAACCCTAAAAATTTCCTCCAATTTCAAGATTGTCAACAACTCGATGTTTGAATATTACAGCACTTTTATCGATCAAATGATCCCCGGAGACTTTTGGTCGGTGCTTCCCGCAGGATACAATTTTGACGACAGGATGGAATGCCTGGGAAATTTCTCAACTTCCTTGGGGAACCTTTCGATAGACAACAACTTTGATGGTGGGGTTGAAATTCGTTATTACAGCGATAGGGAATACTCCGGGGTTTGGCACTCTCCCATTAACACTTGGGATCTAACCAAGCCTCTGCTGGATAACGATTTTTCTCCCCTCGTTTCCTACAGCCAGGCCCTGCTCTTCTCAAACCCTTATCTTACCGACATTCCCGTTCCGGGATATCCCGGCTTTTACTTTAACTCCCATAATTTTTTATCCACCGCTTCCACATTCTATAAACTTTCTCCCTTTTATCAGCATAAAATGGACTTAACTAAAAAATTGAACATCGTTGTCGGCGCCCGTTCCGATCTTTATATCGTCCATGCTTCTAGTCCGCCTGGCACTCCTGCTCCCCTTTTCCTGGAAAACAACATGACCGCGATCCTTCCCCAAGTATACACCGGGGTTGTTTACGACCCTTTTTCTTGGATGAATACCCATTTTAGTTATTTTTTCGGCCAGAACCCCTTCCCAAGCGCCTATGGAAGTTTCGCTCCCGATTTTACTGCCACCTATTACCATCTGACCAACCAATATTTCGAGATCGGAACAAATTTCACGCTCTACAAGGATAAGCTGTCCGTGAGCGTTTCGGGATTTTACCAGGATGGATTCATCCCCGCCTACGTCCTTCCGGAAGGCTCGGTAGCCACAACCCAGGCTTATTTAAAAGGTGGACAGCTTCAGGCCACCTGGAACCCCATACACAATTTATCTTTGAATGCAGGCTATGCGTTTATCGACGCCCATGAAAACTGGACGGGTTCTCCTATAGGTCCTTTCACCACCCAGCCTTATCCCTCTAATGTAGCCAAACAACTCGGGTTGCACGTCGATCCTTATGTTTTTCTGGCTCCTCTCGATTACCCCTTCATCGGTTTTCCAAGAAATTACGGTAACGCTACTTTGAGTTACCAGTCCAAGAAGGGTTATGGCTTTTCACTCTGGGCAATTATTCAAAGCGGGCAGTTTTTGAATTATGACTACACCGTAAGAATTCCTACTTGGTATACCCTCAATGCACGCCTTTTTTACACGACCTCCAAGTGGGAAATCAGCCTTTATTTTTATAACCTTACCGATGAAAAATATTGGGCCGCCGGAGCTCCCGGTTTTATCAGTGCAAGATCCTTCAATTACGATTTTATAACTCCCCAACTGCCCTTCTGGATCCAGGGAACTCTACGGATTTTCTTCTAG
- a CDS encoding metallophosphoesterase, translating to MRRVFFLALYYGLSGYVVLRGFLVLPHLWLFQGAYLLICAWAVFGYFLFSYLKDWFYMPLINGLLAISSLWLPGVIYLFVGICLVDMGWLITPGSFHSLFSGRSWIIALGMIGTVGGVLLKGYFNALNVEIKKIELHIEKKCPLGSLRVVVASDIHAGGTIGKRRLSIILKKILSLDPDLILLPGDLLDGSKRVLEKEGIEHFFKSLSAGYGVYSCIGNHECFYDSDSLSSFLENCGIAVLRDETRRVDDFFYVVGRDDQAVEIIEGKAKRKTLREILKNCDRSKPILVMDHRPTAIDEAVREQVDLLVCGHTHQGQFWPINHIVDRLFPLSYGYRKIGLSHIVVTRGAGTWGPPVRVGQRSEIMLLHLFFHKE from the coding sequence ATGAGAAGGGTGTTCTTTTTGGCCCTTTATTATGGGCTGAGTGGTTATGTTGTTTTAAGGGGTTTTTTGGTTCTTCCCCACCTATGGCTTTTCCAGGGAGCTTACCTGTTGATCTGTGCCTGGGCCGTTTTTGGGTATTTTCTTTTTTCTTACCTCAAGGATTGGTTTTACATGCCCTTGATCAACGGCCTTTTGGCCATCTCAAGCCTTTGGCTTCCCGGGGTTATCTACCTTTTTGTTGGGATATGCCTTGTAGATATGGGTTGGTTAATTACGCCGGGCTCTTTTCATTCTCTTTTTTCGGGTAGGTCCTGGATCATAGCCCTAGGGATGATTGGAACAGTGGGAGGGGTTTTACTCAAGGGTTATTTCAATGCCCTCAACGTCGAGATAAAAAAGATCGAGCTGCACATAGAGAAAAAATGTCCGCTTGGTTCCCTGCGCGTTGTCGTGGCTTCAGATATTCATGCCGGGGGAACTATTGGCAAAAGAAGGCTTTCGATTATTTTGAAAAAAATTCTTTCCCTAGATCCGGATCTTATTTTGCTTCCCGGGGATCTGCTTGATGGAAGCAAGAGGGTGTTGGAAAAAGAAGGGATTGAGCATTTTTTCAAAAGCCTTTCGGCCGGCTACGGCGTTTATAGTTGTATAGGCAACCATGAATGTTTTTACGATTCCGACAGTCTATCCTCTTTCCTTGAAAATTGCGGTATCGCCGTTCTGAGGGACGAAACGAGACGGGTGGATGATTTTTTCTATGTTGTTGGAAGAGATGATCAGGCCGTGGAAATAATCGAAGGGAAGGCAAAGAGAAAAACGCTAAGAGAAATTCTCAAGAATTGCGATAGGAGCAAGCCTATACTGGTCATGGATCATAGGCCGACGGCCATTGACGAAGCGGTAAGAGAGCAAGTCGACCTTTTGGTTTGTGGGCATACGCACCAAGGTCAGTTTTGGCCGATCAACCATATCGTGGACAGGCTGTTCCCTTTGAGTTACGGCTATAGAAAAATAGGATTGAGTCATATCGTTGTCACGCGGGGAGCCGGGACATGGGGCCCTCCCGTGAGGGTTGGGCAGAGATCTGAAATTATGTTACTCCACTTGTTTTTTCACAAGGAATAA
- a CDS encoding DoxX family protein, which produces MKKNRRAFSTLLDRLFQTSSTFAFFPLRMVLGLIFFAHGSQKLFGWFGGKGLEATATSFAEKFHLVPGVLWATLAGWGELLGAVFLFLGLATRLAALNLMIIMTVAILVAHRKAFFVHEGGMEYALCLWAAAFALLVGGGGSFSLDKMMVGKRNL; this is translated from the coding sequence ATGAAAAAAAATAGGAGAGCGTTTTCAACTTTGCTTGATCGCCTTTTTCAAACTTCTTCCACCTTTGCTTTTTTCCCCCTGAGGATGGTTTTGGGCCTCATCTTTTTTGCCCACGGTTCCCAGAAGCTTTTCGGATGGTTTGGGGGAAAAGGACTAGAAGCTACGGCAACCAGTTTTGCCGAAAAGTTCCACCTGGTGCCGGGCGTTCTCTGGGCAACCCTTGCAGGGTGGGGAGAATTGTTGGGAGCGGTTTTTCTTTTCCTGGGCTTGGCAACCCGTCTTGCAGCTTTAAATTTAATGATCATCATGACCGTTGCCATCCTCGTTGCGCATCGAAAAGCGTTTTTTGTCCACGAGGGAGGAATGGAATACGCACTTTGCCTATGGGCAGCGGCTTTTGCCCTGCTTGTTGGGGGTGGAGGATCTTTTTCTCTAGATAAGATGATGGTAGGCAAAAGGAATTTATAG